The genomic interval CCTCTCCGGCGGGGAACTGGTCCTGACAGGCCTCGCCTGGCGCCGGGACGCCGCCGACTCGGAGCCTTTCGTACGACTCCTGGTACAGGCCGGGGTGGTGGCGCTGGCGGCCGGCGAGGCGGAGCTGGGCGATGTCCCGGAGGACCTGGTCGTCGCCTGCGCCCGGCACCGGCTGCCCCTGTTCGCGGTGCACGAGTCGGTGGCCTTCGCGACGATCACCGAGCATGTCGTACGGCAGGTCTCGGGCGAGCGCGCGGGTGACCTGGCGGCCGTGGTGGACCGCCACCGCCGCATGATGACCTCGGGCCCGGCGGGCGGTGGCCCGGACGTGGTCCTCGACCTCCTCGGCTCGGACCTGGACCTGCGCGCCTGGGTCCTGTCCCCGACCGGCCGCCTGATCGCGGGCCCGAAGGTGGCGGGCCCCGGCCTGCCCGCGGACACCTGCGCGAAGCTGGCGGCAGAGCATCAGGCCGCGGCCCGCACCGGTCGCCGCGGCCCCCACAGAGTCACGCTCGGCTCGTCGGCGTACTCGCTCTTCCCGGTCCGCAGCAGCGGCCGCTCCTCCCAGGCCTCAAGGGACGTACGCGAGACCGTCCTGTCCGACTGGCTGCTGGCGGTGGAGGCGGACGCCGGTGACTGGCCGGAGGAGCGCCTGGACCTCCTCCAGGGCGTCACCCAGCTGATCGCGGTCGAGCGGGACCGCAGGGACGCGGCCCGCACGGTCCGTCGCCGCCTGGCCCAGGAGGTCCTGGAACTGGTGCAGACGGGAGCGGCACCGGCCGAGATCGCCGCACGCCTGCGGGTCGCGGCGCCGGTCCTCCTCCCCGGCCTCGGAGCGGCCCCTCACTGGCAGGTCGTGGTGGCGCGGGTCGAATGGCAGGACGGTGAGCTGGAGGGCGGCCCGATGGCGCAGTCCCTCCTGGAGGAGATCCTGGTGGACCCCCTCGCGACCGGCCCCGAACCGTCCGACCGCATCGCGGTGGCCCACACCGGCGACGAGGCGATCGCGCTCGTCCCCCTCCCCGCGGTCTCCACCGAGCACGACGGCTCGGAGTCGGGCATCCTGGCGGAAGGGCTGCTGGAATCGGTCCGGGGCCCCTTGTCGGCCGGACTGGACGACGACGGCAGGGTGACTCTGGGCGTCAGCGCGTCGGTGCACTCGGCGGAGGGCCTGCGCGGCGCGCTGGAGGAGGCCCGCCACGCCCGCAGAGTGGCGGCGGCCCGCGCCGGCCGGGTCTGCGCCGCAGGTCACCAGGAGCTGGCCTCGCACGTCCTGCTGCTGCCCTTCGTGCCGGACGACGTCCGCCGCGCCTTCACGGCCCGGCTGCTCGACCCGCTCCGGGACTACGACCGCCGCCACCGGGCCGAGTTGATCCCCACCCTGGAGGCCTTTCTGGACTGCGACGGCTCCTGGACCCGGTGCGCGACCCGCCTCCACCTGCACGTCAACACGCTGCGCTACCGCGTCGGGCGGATCGAGCAGTTGACGAGCCGCGACCTGTCACGCCTCGAGGACAAGCTGGATTTCTTCCTGGCACTGCGGATGAGCTGAACCCGGCGGGTCCCCGGACTCCCACGACTTTGTGAATTCCTTCACCCACCCCCTTGGCCGGGCCCGTCGTTTCGTGCTGAGATGCCGCCACCACTCAAAGCTCGACGGCGCGCTCGGGGAGGGCAACGTGGCGCATACCGCCATGTCTGGTAACGGAACGACCGCCGGTGACGATCCACTCCAGACCGCGGTATGGCGGCTGCGCTCCCGGGCCTGCTGGGCCGACGCGGCCGCCCTGCTCCAACCGGTCACCGCACCGGCGGCCCTGCAGAGAGCGGCCCTGCTGGTGGAACGCTGCCTGTACACGGAGCAGGGCTGGGCGGAGGCGGAGGACGCGCTGCGCACCGCCGAGGCGCTGGCCCACAGCGACGACGAACGG from Streptomyces sp. CC0208 carries:
- a CDS encoding PucR family transcriptional regulator ligand-binding domain-containing protein, with protein sequence MRLRALLDTDALGLRLLGGEDELDRTVRGVMTTDLRDPSRYLSGGELVLTGLAWRRDAADSEPFVRLLVQAGVVALAAGEAELGDVPEDLVVACARHRLPLFAVHESVAFATITEHVVRQVSGERAGDLAAVVDRHRRMMTSGPAGGGPDVVLDLLGSDLDLRAWVLSPTGRLIAGPKVAGPGLPADTCAKLAAEHQAAARTGRRGPHRVTLGSSAYSLFPVRSSGRSSQASRDVRETVLSDWLLAVEADAGDWPEERLDLLQGVTQLIAVERDRRDAARTVRRRLAQEVLELVQTGAAPAEIAARLRVAAPVLLPGLGAAPHWQVVVARVEWQDGELEGGPMAQSLLEEILVDPLATGPEPSDRIAVAHTGDEAIALVPLPAVSTEHDGSESGILAEGLLESVRGPLSAGLDDDGRVTLGVSASVHSAEGLRGALEEARHARRVAAARAGRVCAAGHQELASHVLLLPFVPDDVRRAFTARLLDPLRDYDRRHRAELIPTLEAFLDCDGSWTRCATRLHLHVNTLRYRVGRIEQLTSRDLSRLEDKLDFFLALRMS